The genomic interval TTATCAGTCAGTTACGCATTAATACTGAAAACAGCCATCAGCGTTTTGACGTCATTTTGTTGATTAATGGTTTGCCTTTGGTGCAGATTGAATTAAAGAAGGGAGACATTTCGCATCGGAAGGCGATGCAGCAAATTGTTGATTATAAAAATGATGCAGGCAACGGATATGGTAACTCTTTCCTGTGTTTTATGCAGCTGTTTATTGTCAGTAATGGAGGTAGAACGCTCTATTTTGCCAACAATAGAAATCAGCATTTCGCTTTCAATGCCGACGAGCAGTTTTTACCGGTTTACGAACTAGCCGATATTGACAACCAAAAAATTAACAGACTTGATCAATTTGCTGAAAAATTCCTGACCAAGTGTACGCTTGGTGAGATGATCAGTAAATATATGGTGCTGGTGGAGAGCGAGCAGAAATTGCTTGTTATGAGGCCATATCAGATTTATGCAGTTAAAGCCATTGTGGACTGCATACACCAAAATAGAGGAAACGGTTATATCTGGCACACAACGGGAAGTGGTAAAACCTTAACTTCTTTCAAAGCTTCTACTTTATTAAAAGATAATCCTGATATTGAAAAATGCCTTTTTGTTGTTGATCGCAAGGATCTTGACAGACAAACCCGTGAGGAATTCAACAAATTTCAGGAAGGCAGCGTAGAAGAAAACACCAATACCGAAACATTGGTAAGGCGTTTGTTATCCACGGATTATTCTGATAAGGTAATTGTCACAACCATTCAAAAGTTAGGTTTGGCGCTGGATGAGAACAATAGGAGAAACTATAAAGAACGTTTGGAGCCATTAAGCCAGAAGCGCGTGGTTTTTATTTTTGACGAATGTCACCGTTCGCAGTTTGGTGATAATCATAAGGCGATTAAAGAATTTTTTCCAAATGCCCAGTTGTTTGGTTTTACAGGTACACCTATATTTGAGGAAAACGCATCTTACATCGTTAGAGCAGGTGAAGAAGCTAAGTATAAAGAAACAAAAGACATATTTGAAAAGGAACTACACGCCTACACCATCACGAATGCTATCGATGATCGGAACGTTCTAAAATTTCATATTGATTATTTCAAAGGTCAAGGCACGCAAACTCCTAAACCGGGTGAAGCTGTTGCACAACAGGCCGTCGTTGGTGCTATTCTGGATAAACACACTGCTGCAACCAATTTCAGGCGTTTCAACGCAGTATTGGCAACGGCTTCTATCAATAACGCGATTGAATATTATCAATTATTTAAAGAGACTCAGAAGAAAAAATCCGAAGAAAATCCTGAATATCTGCCACTTAATATCGCTTGTGTGTTTTCTCCTCCTGCCCAATTGATAGCAAAAGAGGGAGACAAACAAAGTCAGAAAAATGCGGAGGATATTAAGCAGTTGCAGGATGATTTGCAGCAGGAAAAACAGGATAACCAAACCGATCCGGAGGGGAAGAAAAAGGCACTCATGGAGATCATTGCCGATTATAACAAGCAATTCGGCACGAATCATAACATCAATGAGTTTGATCTGTATTATCAGGATGTTCAGCGGCGGATCAAAGACCAGAAGTACAGCAACAAAGATTATCCGCACAAAAACAAAATTGATATCACGATTGTGGTAGATATG from Dyadobacter sp. NIV53 carries:
- a CDS encoding type I restriction endonuclease subunit R; the protein is MSKESQIEDSLIQQLTELKYVHRPDIVDRKTLEQNFKTKFEALNRVRLTENEFFRLREEVITTDVFAASKLLRERQYFQREDGTPLHYTLVNNKDWCKNDFEVISQLRINTENSHQRFDVILLINGLPLVQIELKKGDISHRKAMQQIVDYKNDAGNGYGNSFLCFMQLFIVSNGGRTLYFANNRNQHFAFNADEQFLPVYELADIDNQKINRLDQFAEKFLTKCTLGEMISKYMVLVESEQKLLVMRPYQIYAVKAIVDCIHQNRGNGYIWHTTGSGKTLTSFKASTLLKDNPDIEKCLFVVDRKDLDRQTREEFNKFQEGSVEENTNTETLVRRLLSTDYSDKVIVTTIQKLGLALDENNRRNYKERLEPLSQKRVVFIFDECHRSQFGDNHKAIKEFFPNAQLFGFTGTPIFEENASYIVRAGEEAKYKETKDIFEKELHAYTITNAIDDRNVLKFHIDYFKGQGTQTPKPGEAVAQQAVVGAILDKHTAATNFRRFNAVLATASINNAIEYYQLFKETQKKKSEENPEYLPLNIACVFSPPAQLIAKEGDKQSQKNAEDIKQLQDDLQQEKQDNQTDPEGKKKALMEIIADYNKQFGTNHNINEFDLYYQDVQRRIKDQKYSNKDYPHKNKIDITIVVDMLLTGFDSKYLNTLYVDKNLKYHGLIQAFSRTNRVLNDTKPYGNILDFRSQQDAVNKAIALFSGRSSEDDAQEIWIVEPATVVIDKYKEAVEKLGGFMKQHNLLQEPQEVYNLKGDAARITFVENFKEVQKLKTQLDQYTDLDKEQQAKIEAILPKNSLQEFRSSYLETAKQLREIQQKGGDDVPPEILELDFEFVLFASAIIDYDYIMNLIADSTQKKPSRQKMTKAQVISLLGANSNLMDEQEDLTDYINGLDWNSGKDVDTLRKGYETFKVDKNDKELAGIAQKHGLQTADLKGFVDSIMSRMIFDGEKLTDLLEPLQLSWKARRVKELALMEDLVPQLKKIAEGREISGLAAYE